One segment of Triticum aestivum cultivar Chinese Spring chromosome 2A, IWGSC CS RefSeq v2.1, whole genome shotgun sequence DNA contains the following:
- the LOC123187634 gene encoding N6-mAMP deaminase isoform X2 → METSEAEKEMREWCVALPKVELHAHLNGSVRNSTLLELAKELGDKGVIVFEDVKDVIMKNDRSLPECFRLFDLFHILTTDHDTVTRIAKEVVGDFAAENVVYLEIRTTPKNNEAKGMTKRSYMNAVVKGLKSVEDVDVVLFDSNLRNDETPMSDLSGDTKRKKIYVRLLLSIDRRETTSAALDTVNLAMEMKDQGVIGIDLSGNPVVGEWETYLPALEHAKDLGIPTTIHCGEVPNRKEIQAMLDFCPQRLGHVCCLDDEEWKKLKSSMIPVEICLTSNVMTGGAPSLELHHFADLYNAKHPLSICTDDSGLFSTSLSNEYYLVASTFGLSKTELFRLAQGAVEFVFADDEVKKSLRAVFERAAAETLAS, encoded by the exons ATGGAGACCTCGGAGGCGGAGAAGGAGATGAGGGAGTGGTGCGTCGCGCTCCCCAAGGTGGAGCTCCACGCCCACCTCAACGGCTCCGTCCGCAACTCCACCCTCCT AGAACTCGCAAAAGAACTAGGCGACAAAGGAGTGATTGTCTTTGAGGATGTTAAGGATGTGATCATGAAGA ATGACAGATCTCTCCCAGAGTGTTTTAGGCTCTTTGATTTGTTTCATATACTTACGACTGACCATGATACAGTGACAAGGATCGCCAAGGAG GTTGTGGGAGATTTTGCTGCCGAGAATGTTGTGTATTTGGAAATAAGGACGACACCTAAG AATAATGAAGCAAAGGGGATGACCAAGAGATCATACATGAATGCTGTTGTTAAAGGACTTAAGTCTGTTGAAGACGTCGACGTTGTTCTATTTGATTCTAACTTAAGAAACGATGAAACACCTATGAGTGATTTGAGTGGCGACACAAAGAGAAAGAAGATATATGTTAGGCTCCTTCTGAGTATTGACCGTCGTGAGACAACTTCTGCTGCATTGGATACT GTTAATTTAGCCATGGAAATGAAGGACCAGGGTGTAATTGGCATTGATCTCTCTGGCAATCCAGTTGTAGGGGAATG GGAGACATACCTGCCTGCTCTAGAACATGCTAAAGATCTGGGAATCCCCACCACAATTCACTGTGGTGAG GTACCAAACAGGAAGGAGATCCAAGCAATGCTGGATTTCTGCCCTCAAAGGCTAGGTCATGTCTGTTGCCTCGACGACGAAGAGTGGAAGAAGCTCAAGTCATCGATGATCCCG GTGGAAATATGTTTAACCTCCAATGTTATGACCGGAGGCGCCCCTTCTCTGGAGCTTCATCACTTTG CTGACCTTTACAACGCGAAACACCCTCTGTCGATATGCACTGATGATTCTGGCCTCTTTTCGACGAGCCTCTCAAATGAGTATTACCTCGTCGCGTCTACCTTCG GCCTTAGCAAGACCGAGCTGTTTCGGCTAGCCCAGGGCGCTGTGGAGTTCGTGTTCGCCGACGACGAGGTGAAGAAGTCACTGAGGGCGGTGTTTGAGCGTGCGGCGGCGGAGACGCTCGCAAGTTAG
- the LOC123187634 gene encoding N6-mAMP deaminase isoform X1, whose translation METSEAEKEMREWCVALPKVELHAHLNGSVRNSTLLELAKELGDKGVIVFEDVKDVIMKNDRSLPECFRLFDLFHILTTDHDTVTRIAKEVVGDFAAENVVYLEIRTTPKNNEAKGMTKRSYMNAVVKGLKSVEDVDVVLFDSNLRNDETPMSDLSGDTKRKKIYVRLLLSIDRRETTSAALDTVNLAMEMKDQGVIGIDLSGNPVVGEWETYLPALEHAKDLGIPTTIHCGEMKLELSEQQVPNRKEIQAMLDFCPQRLGHVCCLDDEEWKKLKSSMIPVEICLTSNVMTGGAPSLELHHFADLYNAKHPLSICTDDSGLFSTSLSNEYYLVASTFGLSKTELFRLAQGAVEFVFADDEVKKSLRAVFERAAAETLAS comes from the exons ATGGAGACCTCGGAGGCGGAGAAGGAGATGAGGGAGTGGTGCGTCGCGCTCCCCAAGGTGGAGCTCCACGCCCACCTCAACGGCTCCGTCCGCAACTCCACCCTCCT AGAACTCGCAAAAGAACTAGGCGACAAAGGAGTGATTGTCTTTGAGGATGTTAAGGATGTGATCATGAAGA ATGACAGATCTCTCCCAGAGTGTTTTAGGCTCTTTGATTTGTTTCATATACTTACGACTGACCATGATACAGTGACAAGGATCGCCAAGGAG GTTGTGGGAGATTTTGCTGCCGAGAATGTTGTGTATTTGGAAATAAGGACGACACCTAAG AATAATGAAGCAAAGGGGATGACCAAGAGATCATACATGAATGCTGTTGTTAAAGGACTTAAGTCTGTTGAAGACGTCGACGTTGTTCTATTTGATTCTAACTTAAGAAACGATGAAACACCTATGAGTGATTTGAGTGGCGACACAAAGAGAAAGAAGATATATGTTAGGCTCCTTCTGAGTATTGACCGTCGTGAGACAACTTCTGCTGCATTGGATACT GTTAATTTAGCCATGGAAATGAAGGACCAGGGTGTAATTGGCATTGATCTCTCTGGCAATCCAGTTGTAGGGGAATG GGAGACATACCTGCCTGCTCTAGAACATGCTAAAGATCTGGGAATCCCCACCACAATTCACTGTGGTGAG ATGAAATTAGAGCTTAGTGAACAACAGGTACCAAACAGGAAGGAGATCCAAGCAATGCTGGATTTCTGCCCTCAAAGGCTAGGTCATGTCTGTTGCCTCGACGACGAAGAGTGGAAGAAGCTCAAGTCATCGATGATCCCG GTGGAAATATGTTTAACCTCCAATGTTATGACCGGAGGCGCCCCTTCTCTGGAGCTTCATCACTTTG CTGACCTTTACAACGCGAAACACCCTCTGTCGATATGCACTGATGATTCTGGCCTCTTTTCGACGAGCCTCTCAAATGAGTATTACCTCGTCGCGTCTACCTTCG GCCTTAGCAAGACCGAGCTGTTTCGGCTAGCCCAGGGCGCTGTGGAGTTCGTGTTCGCCGACGACGAGGTGAAGAAGTCACTGAGGGCGGTGTTTGAGCGTGCGGCGGCGGAGACGCTCGCAAGTTAG
- the LOC123187634 gene encoding N6-mAMP deaminase isoform X4, giving the protein METSEAEKEMREWCVALPKVELHAHLNGSVRNSTLLELAKELGDKGVIVFEDVKDVIMKNDRSLPECFRLFDLFHILTTDHDTVTRIAKEVVGDFAAENVVYLEIRTTPKVNLAMEMKDQGVIGIDLSGNPVVGEWETYLPALEHAKDLGIPTTIHCGEVPNRKEIQAMLDFCPQRLGHVCCLDDEEWKKLKSSMIPVEICLTSNVMTGGAPSLELHHFADLYNAKHPLSICTDDSGLFSTSLSNEYYLVASTFGLSKTELFRLAQGAVEFVFADDEVKKSLRAVFERAAAETLAS; this is encoded by the exons ATGGAGACCTCGGAGGCGGAGAAGGAGATGAGGGAGTGGTGCGTCGCGCTCCCCAAGGTGGAGCTCCACGCCCACCTCAACGGCTCCGTCCGCAACTCCACCCTCCT AGAACTCGCAAAAGAACTAGGCGACAAAGGAGTGATTGTCTTTGAGGATGTTAAGGATGTGATCATGAAGA ATGACAGATCTCTCCCAGAGTGTTTTAGGCTCTTTGATTTGTTTCATATACTTACGACTGACCATGATACAGTGACAAGGATCGCCAAGGAG GTTGTGGGAGATTTTGCTGCCGAGAATGTTGTGTATTTGGAAATAAGGACGACACCTAAG GTTAATTTAGCCATGGAAATGAAGGACCAGGGTGTAATTGGCATTGATCTCTCTGGCAATCCAGTTGTAGGGGAATG GGAGACATACCTGCCTGCTCTAGAACATGCTAAAGATCTGGGAATCCCCACCACAATTCACTGTGGTGAG GTACCAAACAGGAAGGAGATCCAAGCAATGCTGGATTTCTGCCCTCAAAGGCTAGGTCATGTCTGTTGCCTCGACGACGAAGAGTGGAAGAAGCTCAAGTCATCGATGATCCCG GTGGAAATATGTTTAACCTCCAATGTTATGACCGGAGGCGCCCCTTCTCTGGAGCTTCATCACTTTG CTGACCTTTACAACGCGAAACACCCTCTGTCGATATGCACTGATGATTCTGGCCTCTTTTCGACGAGCCTCTCAAATGAGTATTACCTCGTCGCGTCTACCTTCG GCCTTAGCAAGACCGAGCTGTTTCGGCTAGCCCAGGGCGCTGTGGAGTTCGTGTTCGCCGACGACGAGGTGAAGAAGTCACTGAGGGCGGTGTTTGAGCGTGCGGCGGCGGAGACGCTCGCAAGTTAG
- the LOC123187634 gene encoding N6-mAMP deaminase isoform X3 translates to METSEAEKEMREWCVALPKVELHAHLNGSVRNSTLLELAKELGDKGVIVFEDVKDVIMKNDRSLPECFRLFDLFHILTTDHDTVTRIAKEVVGDFAAENVVYLEIRTTPKVNLAMEMKDQGVIGIDLSGNPVVGEWETYLPALEHAKDLGIPTTIHCGEMKLELSEQQVPNRKEIQAMLDFCPQRLGHVCCLDDEEWKKLKSSMIPVEICLTSNVMTGGAPSLELHHFADLYNAKHPLSICTDDSGLFSTSLSNEYYLVASTFGLSKTELFRLAQGAVEFVFADDEVKKSLRAVFERAAAETLAS, encoded by the exons ATGGAGACCTCGGAGGCGGAGAAGGAGATGAGGGAGTGGTGCGTCGCGCTCCCCAAGGTGGAGCTCCACGCCCACCTCAACGGCTCCGTCCGCAACTCCACCCTCCT AGAACTCGCAAAAGAACTAGGCGACAAAGGAGTGATTGTCTTTGAGGATGTTAAGGATGTGATCATGAAGA ATGACAGATCTCTCCCAGAGTGTTTTAGGCTCTTTGATTTGTTTCATATACTTACGACTGACCATGATACAGTGACAAGGATCGCCAAGGAG GTTGTGGGAGATTTTGCTGCCGAGAATGTTGTGTATTTGGAAATAAGGACGACACCTAAG GTTAATTTAGCCATGGAAATGAAGGACCAGGGTGTAATTGGCATTGATCTCTCTGGCAATCCAGTTGTAGGGGAATG GGAGACATACCTGCCTGCTCTAGAACATGCTAAAGATCTGGGAATCCCCACCACAATTCACTGTGGTGAG ATGAAATTAGAGCTTAGTGAACAACAGGTACCAAACAGGAAGGAGATCCAAGCAATGCTGGATTTCTGCCCTCAAAGGCTAGGTCATGTCTGTTGCCTCGACGACGAAGAGTGGAAGAAGCTCAAGTCATCGATGATCCCG GTGGAAATATGTTTAACCTCCAATGTTATGACCGGAGGCGCCCCTTCTCTGGAGCTTCATCACTTTG CTGACCTTTACAACGCGAAACACCCTCTGTCGATATGCACTGATGATTCTGGCCTCTTTTCGACGAGCCTCTCAAATGAGTATTACCTCGTCGCGTCTACCTTCG GCCTTAGCAAGACCGAGCTGTTTCGGCTAGCCCAGGGCGCTGTGGAGTTCGTGTTCGCCGACGACGAGGTGAAGAAGTCACTGAGGGCGGTGTTTGAGCGTGCGGCGGCGGAGACGCTCGCAAGTTAG